The nucleotide window ACGTGCGCGTAGGTGATAAACTGTCGCGCGGCAGTAAAATCGGCCAAGTCGGCTCAACTGGCCACTCCACAGGCCCACACTTACACTACGAAATTCGCGATAACGGCCGCGCCCTCGATCCACAACCATTTCTAGATTTTGCAAAGTATATCGCAGAACTTGATCTACAAGCCTAAACTGTCTATCTTCACCAACACCCATACGCATCAAACACGCCCACTTCACATAATTCCGGGGTTGTAGCTCAGCTGGGAGAGCGCTTGCATGGCATGCAAGAGGTCGAGGGTTCGATCCCCTTCAACTCCACTTACTTTTTCTTTCGCGAGAAAGAAAAAGTAAGCAAAAAGAAAGCGGTAGGCTTTCTTTTTGTAACTTTGCATGTTGTGCGTGAGCACGACAAAAGAATTCTGTGCGGAGAAGAAAGGTTGGACCAAAGAAAACGGTTAGTTTTCTTTGGGGTTACTTTTCCGTCGAGCTTTAGCTCGACCAATAATACTGCGCGAGAAAGCAGCGTTAGCTGGACCTATTCCATGAAAGGACTAGGTCATGTAAGCAAAAAGAAAGCGGTAGGCTTTCTTTTTGTAACTTTGCATGTTGTGCGTGAGCACGACAAAAGAATTCTGTGCGAAAAAGAAAGGTTGGACCAAAGAAAACGGCAAGTTTTCTTTCACCCCTTAGGCTTGCACTTGAACTTAACCTTAACCTTGAACTAAAGAAGTTCAAGGTTAAGTATGAGTTCAAGCCTAAGCCAAAGAGTCGGGATTACTCCATCACGCTATTGCCACTTTGGGGCTAAAGCTCCTAGCGGTCTTCAGCTCTAGACAGTGGCAACAACACATTTGCAGGAGAATTTGTACCGACAGAAACTGAAAGCGGGGCTTTCCCATCCCAACGCTGCGCAATCTCAAGATCGATTACGCGCGGAGCTTCTTTCAGTGCATCACCCTTGACTTTTACAGCCTTAGCCTCAGCTTCAGCTTGCACTAGCGTAATATCAGCTTGGCGCTTTTCTTTTTCTAATTCAAAAGACTTAGCCAAGGCTTCCTGCTCACGCACGACTTTTTGCTCAATTGCATGCTCAAGCTGGTCGGAAAGATCGATGTTAGTGATAATTAAATCTTCAATTTTTAAAACTTCGCCAATGCTGCCGTGAATTCGTTCAAGTACCTCGTTTTTGGCCTTTTCGCGGTGCTTAACCAAATCCTCTGCGCGA belongs to bacterium and includes:
- a CDS encoding prohibitin family protein, with the protein product MQSLGSLFSGIVIFILVIGGMSCFHIVPPGHRGIVITLGKVSPEQKPEGLVFKMPFAQVIRDYPIMQLKADGQSASFSSDLQQMSISFSVLYRIPESQVVKLFQNYSGDPYSNLIEPRVQEGVKQVAALYRAEDLVKHREKAKNEVLERIHGSIGEVLKIEDLIITNIDLSDQLEHAIEQKVVREQEALAKSFELEKEKRQADITLVQAEAEAKAVKVKGDALKEAPRVIDLEIAQRWDGKAPLSVSVGTNSPANVLLPLSRAEDR